One window of Phalacrocorax aristotelis chromosome 26, bGulAri2.1, whole genome shotgun sequence genomic DNA carries:
- the PCBP2 gene encoding poly(rC)-binding protein 2 isoform X1 — translation MDTGVIEGGLNVTLTIRLLMHGKEVGSIIGKKGESVKKMREESGARINISEGNCPERIITLAGPTNAIFKAFAMIIDKLEEDISSSMTNSTAASRPPVTLRLVVPASQCGSLIGKGGCKIKEIRESTGAQVQVAGDMLPNSTERAITIAGIPQSIIECVKQICVVMLESPPKGVTIPYRPKPSSSPVIFAGGQDRYSSGSASYPHTAPSMCLNSDLEGPPQEATRQPLHGNELGPIPAWAAVLPAYTIQGQYAIPQPDLTKLHQLAMQQSHFPMSHGNTGFSGIESSSPEVKGYWAGLDASAQTTSHELTIPNDLIGCIIGRQGAKINEIRQMSGAQIKIANPVEGSTDRQVTITGSAASISLAQYLINVRLSSETGGMGSS, via the exons ATGGACACCGGTGTTATTGAAGGTGGTTTAAATGTCACACTCACCATCCGGCTACTTATGCACGGAAAG GAGGTGGGAAGCATCATTGGGAAG AAAGGGGAGTCTGTGAAGAAGATGCGCGAGGAG AGTGGTGCTCGCATTAACATCTCAGAAGGCAACTGCCCCGAACGGATCATTACCCTCGCTGGACCCACCAATGCCATCTTCAAAGCTTTTGCAATGATTATTGACAAACTGGAAGAG GACATCAGCAGCTCCATGACCAACAGTACAGCTGCCAGCCGGCCCCCTGTCACCCTCCGGCTCGTGGTACCTGCTAGCCAGTGTGGTTCCCTCATTGGAAAAGGAGGCTGCAAGATCAAAGAGATACGAGAG AGCACGGGGGCACAGGTCCAGGTGGCAGGAGACATGCTGCCCAACTCGACCGAGCGAGCCATTACCATCGCTGGGATCCCACAGTCCATCATTGAGTGCGTCAAACAGATCTGCGTCGTCATGCTTGAG TCTCCCCCGAAGGGTGTCACCATCCCGTACCGACCCAAGCCATCCAGCTCTCCCGTCATCTTTGCAGGCGGTCAG GACAGGTACAGCAGCGGCAGTGCGAGCTACCCCCACACCGCCCCATCCATGTGCCTCAACTCTGACTTGGAGGGACCACCTCAGGAG GCCACCCGGCAGCCACTGCATGGCAACGAACTTGGGCCAAttccagcctgggctgcagttcttccg GCCTATACCATTCAAGGACAGTATGCCATTCCACAGCCAGAT CTGACCAAGCTGCACCAGTTGGCAATGCAACAGTCACACTTTCCAATGTCTCATGGCAACACTGGATTCAGTG GCATTGAATCCAGCTCTCCAGAGGTGAAAGGCTATTGGG CAGGTTTGGATGCCTCCGCTCAAACCACCTCTCACGAACTCACCATTCCAAATGAT tTGATTGGCTGCATCATCGGGCGTCAGGGCGCCAAAATCAATGAGATCCGCCAGATGTCTGGGGCGCAGATCAAAATTGCCAATCCAGTGGAAGGATCTACTGACAGGCAGGTTACCATAACTGGATCTGCAGCGAGCATTAGCTTGGCCCAGTATCTAATTAATGTCAG GCTCTCCTCGGAGACCGGGGGCATGGGAAGCAGCTAG
- the PCBP2 gene encoding poly(rC)-binding protein 2 isoform X6, whose amino-acid sequence MDTGVIEGGLNVTLTIRLLMHGKEVGSIIGKKGESVKKMREESGARINISEGNCPERIITLAGPTNAIFKAFAMIIDKLEEDISSSMTNSTAASRPPVTLRLVVPASQCGSLIGKGGCKIKEIRESTGAQVQVAGDMLPNSTERAITIAGIPQSIIECVKQICVVMLESPPKGVTIPYRPKPSSSPVIFAGGQDRYSSGSASYPHTAPSMCLNSDLEGPPQEAYTIQGQYAIPQPDLTKLHQLAMQQSHFPMSHGNTGFSGIESSSPEVKGYWGLDASAQTTSHELTIPNDLIGCIIGRQGAKINEIRQMSGAQIKIANPVEGSTDRQVTITGSAASISLAQYLINVRLSSETGGMGSS is encoded by the exons ATGGACACCGGTGTTATTGAAGGTGGTTTAAATGTCACACTCACCATCCGGCTACTTATGCACGGAAAG GAGGTGGGAAGCATCATTGGGAAG AAAGGGGAGTCTGTGAAGAAGATGCGCGAGGAG AGTGGTGCTCGCATTAACATCTCAGAAGGCAACTGCCCCGAACGGATCATTACCCTCGCTGGACCCACCAATGCCATCTTCAAAGCTTTTGCAATGATTATTGACAAACTGGAAGAG GACATCAGCAGCTCCATGACCAACAGTACAGCTGCCAGCCGGCCCCCTGTCACCCTCCGGCTCGTGGTACCTGCTAGCCAGTGTGGTTCCCTCATTGGAAAAGGAGGCTGCAAGATCAAAGAGATACGAGAG AGCACGGGGGCACAGGTCCAGGTGGCAGGAGACATGCTGCCCAACTCGACCGAGCGAGCCATTACCATCGCTGGGATCCCACAGTCCATCATTGAGTGCGTCAAACAGATCTGCGTCGTCATGCTTGAG TCTCCCCCGAAGGGTGTCACCATCCCGTACCGACCCAAGCCATCCAGCTCTCCCGTCATCTTTGCAGGCGGTCAG GACAGGTACAGCAGCGGCAGTGCGAGCTACCCCCACACCGCCCCATCCATGTGCCTCAACTCTGACTTGGAGGGACCACCTCAGGAG GCCTATACCATTCAAGGACAGTATGCCATTCCACAGCCAGAT CTGACCAAGCTGCACCAGTTGGCAATGCAACAGTCACACTTTCCAATGTCTCATGGCAACACTGGATTCAGTG GCATTGAATCCAGCTCTCCAGAGGTGAAAGGCTATTGGG GTTTGGATGCCTCCGCTCAAACCACCTCTCACGAACTCACCATTCCAAATGAT tTGATTGGCTGCATCATCGGGCGTCAGGGCGCCAAAATCAATGAGATCCGCCAGATGTCTGGGGCGCAGATCAAAATTGCCAATCCAGTGGAAGGATCTACTGACAGGCAGGTTACCATAACTGGATCTGCAGCGAGCATTAGCTTGGCCCAGTATCTAATTAATGTCAG GCTCTCCTCGGAGACCGGGGGCATGGGAAGCAGCTAG
- the PCBP2 gene encoding poly(rC)-binding protein 2 isoform X5 has protein sequence MDTGVIEGGLNVTLTIRLLMHGKEVGSIIGKKGESVKKMREESGARINISEGNCPERIITLAGPTNAIFKAFAMIIDKLEEDISSSMTNSTAASRPPVTLRLVVPASQCGSLIGKGGCKIKEIRESTGAQVQVAGDMLPNSTERAITIAGIPQSIIECVKQICVVMLESPPKGVTIPYRPKPSSSPVIFAGGQDRYSSGSASYPHTAPSMCLNSDLEGPPQEAYTIQGQYAIPQPDLTKLHQLAMQQSHFPMSHGNTGFSGIESSSPEVKGYWAGLDASAQTTSHELTIPNDLIGCIIGRQGAKINEIRQMSGAQIKIANPVEGSTDRQVTITGSAASISLAQYLINVRLSSETGGMGSS, from the exons ATGGACACCGGTGTTATTGAAGGTGGTTTAAATGTCACACTCACCATCCGGCTACTTATGCACGGAAAG GAGGTGGGAAGCATCATTGGGAAG AAAGGGGAGTCTGTGAAGAAGATGCGCGAGGAG AGTGGTGCTCGCATTAACATCTCAGAAGGCAACTGCCCCGAACGGATCATTACCCTCGCTGGACCCACCAATGCCATCTTCAAAGCTTTTGCAATGATTATTGACAAACTGGAAGAG GACATCAGCAGCTCCATGACCAACAGTACAGCTGCCAGCCGGCCCCCTGTCACCCTCCGGCTCGTGGTACCTGCTAGCCAGTGTGGTTCCCTCATTGGAAAAGGAGGCTGCAAGATCAAAGAGATACGAGAG AGCACGGGGGCACAGGTCCAGGTGGCAGGAGACATGCTGCCCAACTCGACCGAGCGAGCCATTACCATCGCTGGGATCCCACAGTCCATCATTGAGTGCGTCAAACAGATCTGCGTCGTCATGCTTGAG TCTCCCCCGAAGGGTGTCACCATCCCGTACCGACCCAAGCCATCCAGCTCTCCCGTCATCTTTGCAGGCGGTCAG GACAGGTACAGCAGCGGCAGTGCGAGCTACCCCCACACCGCCCCATCCATGTGCCTCAACTCTGACTTGGAGGGACCACCTCAGGAG GCCTATACCATTCAAGGACAGTATGCCATTCCACAGCCAGAT CTGACCAAGCTGCACCAGTTGGCAATGCAACAGTCACACTTTCCAATGTCTCATGGCAACACTGGATTCAGTG GCATTGAATCCAGCTCTCCAGAGGTGAAAGGCTATTGGG CAGGTTTGGATGCCTCCGCTCAAACCACCTCTCACGAACTCACCATTCCAAATGAT tTGATTGGCTGCATCATCGGGCGTCAGGGCGCCAAAATCAATGAGATCCGCCAGATGTCTGGGGCGCAGATCAAAATTGCCAATCCAGTGGAAGGATCTACTGACAGGCAGGTTACCATAACTGGATCTGCAGCGAGCATTAGCTTGGCCCAGTATCTAATTAATGTCAG GCTCTCCTCGGAGACCGGGGGCATGGGAAGCAGCTAG
- the PCBP2 gene encoding poly(rC)-binding protein 2 isoform X2, producing the protein MDTGVIEGGLNVTLTIRLLMHGKEVGSIIGKKGESVKKMREESGARINISEGNCPERIITLAGPTNAIFKAFAMIIDKLEEDISSSMTNSTAASRPPVTLRLVVPASQCGSLIGKGGCKIKEIRESTGAQVQVAGDMLPNSTERAITIAGIPQSIIECVKQICVVMLESPPKGVTIPYRPKPSSSPVIFAGGQDRYSSGSASYPHTAPSMCLNSDLEGPPQEATRQPLHGNELGPIPAWAAVLPAYTIQGQYAIPQPDLTKLHQLAMQQSHFPMSHGNTGFSGIESSSPEVKGYWGLDASAQTTSHELTIPNDLIGCIIGRQGAKINEIRQMSGAQIKIANPVEGSTDRQVTITGSAASISLAQYLINVRLSSETGGMGSS; encoded by the exons ATGGACACCGGTGTTATTGAAGGTGGTTTAAATGTCACACTCACCATCCGGCTACTTATGCACGGAAAG GAGGTGGGAAGCATCATTGGGAAG AAAGGGGAGTCTGTGAAGAAGATGCGCGAGGAG AGTGGTGCTCGCATTAACATCTCAGAAGGCAACTGCCCCGAACGGATCATTACCCTCGCTGGACCCACCAATGCCATCTTCAAAGCTTTTGCAATGATTATTGACAAACTGGAAGAG GACATCAGCAGCTCCATGACCAACAGTACAGCTGCCAGCCGGCCCCCTGTCACCCTCCGGCTCGTGGTACCTGCTAGCCAGTGTGGTTCCCTCATTGGAAAAGGAGGCTGCAAGATCAAAGAGATACGAGAG AGCACGGGGGCACAGGTCCAGGTGGCAGGAGACATGCTGCCCAACTCGACCGAGCGAGCCATTACCATCGCTGGGATCCCACAGTCCATCATTGAGTGCGTCAAACAGATCTGCGTCGTCATGCTTGAG TCTCCCCCGAAGGGTGTCACCATCCCGTACCGACCCAAGCCATCCAGCTCTCCCGTCATCTTTGCAGGCGGTCAG GACAGGTACAGCAGCGGCAGTGCGAGCTACCCCCACACCGCCCCATCCATGTGCCTCAACTCTGACTTGGAGGGACCACCTCAGGAG GCCACCCGGCAGCCACTGCATGGCAACGAACTTGGGCCAAttccagcctgggctgcagttcttccg GCCTATACCATTCAAGGACAGTATGCCATTCCACAGCCAGAT CTGACCAAGCTGCACCAGTTGGCAATGCAACAGTCACACTTTCCAATGTCTCATGGCAACACTGGATTCAGTG GCATTGAATCCAGCTCTCCAGAGGTGAAAGGCTATTGGG GTTTGGATGCCTCCGCTCAAACCACCTCTCACGAACTCACCATTCCAAATGAT tTGATTGGCTGCATCATCGGGCGTCAGGGCGCCAAAATCAATGAGATCCGCCAGATGTCTGGGGCGCAGATCAAAATTGCCAATCCAGTGGAAGGATCTACTGACAGGCAGGTTACCATAACTGGATCTGCAGCGAGCATTAGCTTGGCCCAGTATCTAATTAATGTCAG GCTCTCCTCGGAGACCGGGGGCATGGGAAGCAGCTAG
- the PCBP2 gene encoding poly(rC)-binding protein 2 isoform X7, producing MDTGVIEGGLNVTLTIRLLMHGKEVGSIIGKKGESVKKMREESGARINISEGNCPERIITLAGPTNAIFKAFAMIIDKLEEDISSSMTNSTAASRPPVTLRLVVPASQCGSLIGKGGCKIKEIRESTGAQVQVAGDMLPNSTERAITIAGIPQSIIECVKQICVVMLESPPKGVTIPYRPKPSSSPVIFAGGQDRYSSGSASYPHTAPSMCLNSDLEGPPQEAYTIQGQYAIPQPDLTKLHQLAMQQSHFPMSHGNTGFSAGLDASAQTTSHELTIPNDLIGCIIGRQGAKINEIRQMSGAQIKIANPVEGSTDRQVTITGSAASISLAQYLINVRLSSETGGMGSS from the exons ATGGACACCGGTGTTATTGAAGGTGGTTTAAATGTCACACTCACCATCCGGCTACTTATGCACGGAAAG GAGGTGGGAAGCATCATTGGGAAG AAAGGGGAGTCTGTGAAGAAGATGCGCGAGGAG AGTGGTGCTCGCATTAACATCTCAGAAGGCAACTGCCCCGAACGGATCATTACCCTCGCTGGACCCACCAATGCCATCTTCAAAGCTTTTGCAATGATTATTGACAAACTGGAAGAG GACATCAGCAGCTCCATGACCAACAGTACAGCTGCCAGCCGGCCCCCTGTCACCCTCCGGCTCGTGGTACCTGCTAGCCAGTGTGGTTCCCTCATTGGAAAAGGAGGCTGCAAGATCAAAGAGATACGAGAG AGCACGGGGGCACAGGTCCAGGTGGCAGGAGACATGCTGCCCAACTCGACCGAGCGAGCCATTACCATCGCTGGGATCCCACAGTCCATCATTGAGTGCGTCAAACAGATCTGCGTCGTCATGCTTGAG TCTCCCCCGAAGGGTGTCACCATCCCGTACCGACCCAAGCCATCCAGCTCTCCCGTCATCTTTGCAGGCGGTCAG GACAGGTACAGCAGCGGCAGTGCGAGCTACCCCCACACCGCCCCATCCATGTGCCTCAACTCTGACTTGGAGGGACCACCTCAGGAG GCCTATACCATTCAAGGACAGTATGCCATTCCACAGCCAGAT CTGACCAAGCTGCACCAGTTGGCAATGCAACAGTCACACTTTCCAATGTCTCATGGCAACACTGGATTCAGTG CAGGTTTGGATGCCTCCGCTCAAACCACCTCTCACGAACTCACCATTCCAAATGAT tTGATTGGCTGCATCATCGGGCGTCAGGGCGCCAAAATCAATGAGATCCGCCAGATGTCTGGGGCGCAGATCAAAATTGCCAATCCAGTGGAAGGATCTACTGACAGGCAGGTTACCATAACTGGATCTGCAGCGAGCATTAGCTTGGCCCAGTATCTAATTAATGTCAG GCTCTCCTCGGAGACCGGGGGCATGGGAAGCAGCTAG
- the PCBP2 gene encoding poly(rC)-binding protein 2 isoform X3 gives MDTGVIEGGLNVTLTIRLLMHGKEVGSIIGKKGESVKKMREESGARINISEGNCPERIITLAGPTNAIFKAFAMIIDKLEEDISSSMTNSTAASRPPVTLRLVVPASQCGSLIGKGGCKIKEIRESTGAQVQVAGDMLPNSTERAITIAGIPQSIIECVKQICVVMLESPPKGVTIPYRPKPSSSPVIFAGGQDRYSSGSASYPHTAPSMCLNSDLEGPPQEATRQPLHGNELGPIPAWAAVLPAYTIQGQYAIPQPDLTKLHQLAMQQSHFPMSHGNTGFSAGLDASAQTTSHELTIPNDLIGCIIGRQGAKINEIRQMSGAQIKIANPVEGSTDRQVTITGSAASISLAQYLINVRLSSETGGMGSS, from the exons ATGGACACCGGTGTTATTGAAGGTGGTTTAAATGTCACACTCACCATCCGGCTACTTATGCACGGAAAG GAGGTGGGAAGCATCATTGGGAAG AAAGGGGAGTCTGTGAAGAAGATGCGCGAGGAG AGTGGTGCTCGCATTAACATCTCAGAAGGCAACTGCCCCGAACGGATCATTACCCTCGCTGGACCCACCAATGCCATCTTCAAAGCTTTTGCAATGATTATTGACAAACTGGAAGAG GACATCAGCAGCTCCATGACCAACAGTACAGCTGCCAGCCGGCCCCCTGTCACCCTCCGGCTCGTGGTACCTGCTAGCCAGTGTGGTTCCCTCATTGGAAAAGGAGGCTGCAAGATCAAAGAGATACGAGAG AGCACGGGGGCACAGGTCCAGGTGGCAGGAGACATGCTGCCCAACTCGACCGAGCGAGCCATTACCATCGCTGGGATCCCACAGTCCATCATTGAGTGCGTCAAACAGATCTGCGTCGTCATGCTTGAG TCTCCCCCGAAGGGTGTCACCATCCCGTACCGACCCAAGCCATCCAGCTCTCCCGTCATCTTTGCAGGCGGTCAG GACAGGTACAGCAGCGGCAGTGCGAGCTACCCCCACACCGCCCCATCCATGTGCCTCAACTCTGACTTGGAGGGACCACCTCAGGAG GCCACCCGGCAGCCACTGCATGGCAACGAACTTGGGCCAAttccagcctgggctgcagttcttccg GCCTATACCATTCAAGGACAGTATGCCATTCCACAGCCAGAT CTGACCAAGCTGCACCAGTTGGCAATGCAACAGTCACACTTTCCAATGTCTCATGGCAACACTGGATTCAGTG CAGGTTTGGATGCCTCCGCTCAAACCACCTCTCACGAACTCACCATTCCAAATGAT tTGATTGGCTGCATCATCGGGCGTCAGGGCGCCAAAATCAATGAGATCCGCCAGATGTCTGGGGCGCAGATCAAAATTGCCAATCCAGTGGAAGGATCTACTGACAGGCAGGTTACCATAACTGGATCTGCAGCGAGCATTAGCTTGGCCCAGTATCTAATTAATGTCAG GCTCTCCTCGGAGACCGGGGGCATGGGAAGCAGCTAG
- the PCBP2 gene encoding poly(rC)-binding protein 2 isoform X4: MDTGVIEGGLNVTLTIRLLMHGKEVGSIIGKKGESVKKMREESGARINISEGNCPERIITLAGPTNAIFKAFAMIIDKLEEDISSSMTNSTAASRPPVTLRLVVPASQCGSLIGKGGCKIKEIRESTGAQVQVAGDMLPNSTERAITIAGIPQSIIECVKQICVVMLESPPKGVTIPYRPKPSSSPVIFAGGQDRYSSGSASYPHTAPSMCLNSDLEGPPQEATRQPLHGNELGPIPAWAAVLPAYTIQGQYAIPQPDLTKLHQLAMQQSHFPMSHGNTGFSGLDASAQTTSHELTIPNDLIGCIIGRQGAKINEIRQMSGAQIKIANPVEGSTDRQVTITGSAASISLAQYLINVRLSSETGGMGSS, translated from the exons ATGGACACCGGTGTTATTGAAGGTGGTTTAAATGTCACACTCACCATCCGGCTACTTATGCACGGAAAG GAGGTGGGAAGCATCATTGGGAAG AAAGGGGAGTCTGTGAAGAAGATGCGCGAGGAG AGTGGTGCTCGCATTAACATCTCAGAAGGCAACTGCCCCGAACGGATCATTACCCTCGCTGGACCCACCAATGCCATCTTCAAAGCTTTTGCAATGATTATTGACAAACTGGAAGAG GACATCAGCAGCTCCATGACCAACAGTACAGCTGCCAGCCGGCCCCCTGTCACCCTCCGGCTCGTGGTACCTGCTAGCCAGTGTGGTTCCCTCATTGGAAAAGGAGGCTGCAAGATCAAAGAGATACGAGAG AGCACGGGGGCACAGGTCCAGGTGGCAGGAGACATGCTGCCCAACTCGACCGAGCGAGCCATTACCATCGCTGGGATCCCACAGTCCATCATTGAGTGCGTCAAACAGATCTGCGTCGTCATGCTTGAG TCTCCCCCGAAGGGTGTCACCATCCCGTACCGACCCAAGCCATCCAGCTCTCCCGTCATCTTTGCAGGCGGTCAG GACAGGTACAGCAGCGGCAGTGCGAGCTACCCCCACACCGCCCCATCCATGTGCCTCAACTCTGACTTGGAGGGACCACCTCAGGAG GCCACCCGGCAGCCACTGCATGGCAACGAACTTGGGCCAAttccagcctgggctgcagttcttccg GCCTATACCATTCAAGGACAGTATGCCATTCCACAGCCAGAT CTGACCAAGCTGCACCAGTTGGCAATGCAACAGTCACACTTTCCAATGTCTCATGGCAACACTGGATTCAGTG GTTTGGATGCCTCCGCTCAAACCACCTCTCACGAACTCACCATTCCAAATGAT tTGATTGGCTGCATCATCGGGCGTCAGGGCGCCAAAATCAATGAGATCCGCCAGATGTCTGGGGCGCAGATCAAAATTGCCAATCCAGTGGAAGGATCTACTGACAGGCAGGTTACCATAACTGGATCTGCAGCGAGCATTAGCTTGGCCCAGTATCTAATTAATGTCAG GCTCTCCTCGGAGACCGGGGGCATGGGAAGCAGCTAG
- the PCBP2 gene encoding poly(rC)-binding protein 2 isoform X12 codes for MDTGVIEGGLNVTLTIRLLMHGKEVGSIIGKKGESVKKMREESGARINISEGNCPERIITLAGPTNAIFKAFAMIIDKLEEDISSSMTNSTAASRPPVTLRLVVPASQCGSLIGKGGCKIKEIRESTGAQVQVAGDMLPNSTERAITIAGIPQSIIECVKQICVVMLESPPKGVTIPYRPKPSSSPVIFAGGQAYTIQGQYAIPQPDLTKLHQLAMQQSHFPMSHGNTGFSGLDASAQTTSHELTIPNDLIGCIIGRQGAKINEIRQMSGAQIKIANPVEGSTDRQVTITGSAASISLAQYLINVRLSSETGGMGSS; via the exons ATGGACACCGGTGTTATTGAAGGTGGTTTAAATGTCACACTCACCATCCGGCTACTTATGCACGGAAAG GAGGTGGGAAGCATCATTGGGAAG AAAGGGGAGTCTGTGAAGAAGATGCGCGAGGAG AGTGGTGCTCGCATTAACATCTCAGAAGGCAACTGCCCCGAACGGATCATTACCCTCGCTGGACCCACCAATGCCATCTTCAAAGCTTTTGCAATGATTATTGACAAACTGGAAGAG GACATCAGCAGCTCCATGACCAACAGTACAGCTGCCAGCCGGCCCCCTGTCACCCTCCGGCTCGTGGTACCTGCTAGCCAGTGTGGTTCCCTCATTGGAAAAGGAGGCTGCAAGATCAAAGAGATACGAGAG AGCACGGGGGCACAGGTCCAGGTGGCAGGAGACATGCTGCCCAACTCGACCGAGCGAGCCATTACCATCGCTGGGATCCCACAGTCCATCATTGAGTGCGTCAAACAGATCTGCGTCGTCATGCTTGAG TCTCCCCCGAAGGGTGTCACCATCCCGTACCGACCCAAGCCATCCAGCTCTCCCGTCATCTTTGCAGGCGGTCAG GCCTATACCATTCAAGGACAGTATGCCATTCCACAGCCAGAT CTGACCAAGCTGCACCAGTTGGCAATGCAACAGTCACACTTTCCAATGTCTCATGGCAACACTGGATTCAGTG GTTTGGATGCCTCCGCTCAAACCACCTCTCACGAACTCACCATTCCAAATGAT tTGATTGGCTGCATCATCGGGCGTCAGGGCGCCAAAATCAATGAGATCCGCCAGATGTCTGGGGCGCAGATCAAAATTGCCAATCCAGTGGAAGGATCTACTGACAGGCAGGTTACCATAACTGGATCTGCAGCGAGCATTAGCTTGGCCCAGTATCTAATTAATGTCAG GCTCTCCTCGGAGACCGGGGGCATGGGAAGCAGCTAG
- the PCBP2 gene encoding poly(rC)-binding protein 2 isoform X8 — protein MDTGVIEGGLNVTLTIRLLMHGKEVGSIIGKKGESVKKMREESGARINISEGNCPERIITLAGPTNAIFKAFAMIIDKLEEDISSSMTNSTAASRPPVTLRLVVPASQCGSLIGKGGCKIKEIRESTGAQVQVAGDMLPNSTERAITIAGIPQSIIECVKQICVVMLESPPKGVTIPYRPKPSSSPVIFAGGQDRYSSGSASYPHTAPSMCLNSDLEGPPQEAYTIQGQYAIPQPDLTKLHQLAMQQSHFPMSHGNTGFSGLDASAQTTSHELTIPNDLIGCIIGRQGAKINEIRQMSGAQIKIANPVEGSTDRQVTITGSAASISLAQYLINVRLSSETGGMGSS, from the exons ATGGACACCGGTGTTATTGAAGGTGGTTTAAATGTCACACTCACCATCCGGCTACTTATGCACGGAAAG GAGGTGGGAAGCATCATTGGGAAG AAAGGGGAGTCTGTGAAGAAGATGCGCGAGGAG AGTGGTGCTCGCATTAACATCTCAGAAGGCAACTGCCCCGAACGGATCATTACCCTCGCTGGACCCACCAATGCCATCTTCAAAGCTTTTGCAATGATTATTGACAAACTGGAAGAG GACATCAGCAGCTCCATGACCAACAGTACAGCTGCCAGCCGGCCCCCTGTCACCCTCCGGCTCGTGGTACCTGCTAGCCAGTGTGGTTCCCTCATTGGAAAAGGAGGCTGCAAGATCAAAGAGATACGAGAG AGCACGGGGGCACAGGTCCAGGTGGCAGGAGACATGCTGCCCAACTCGACCGAGCGAGCCATTACCATCGCTGGGATCCCACAGTCCATCATTGAGTGCGTCAAACAGATCTGCGTCGTCATGCTTGAG TCTCCCCCGAAGGGTGTCACCATCCCGTACCGACCCAAGCCATCCAGCTCTCCCGTCATCTTTGCAGGCGGTCAG GACAGGTACAGCAGCGGCAGTGCGAGCTACCCCCACACCGCCCCATCCATGTGCCTCAACTCTGACTTGGAGGGACCACCTCAGGAG GCCTATACCATTCAAGGACAGTATGCCATTCCACAGCCAGAT CTGACCAAGCTGCACCAGTTGGCAATGCAACAGTCACACTTTCCAATGTCTCATGGCAACACTGGATTCAGTG GTTTGGATGCCTCCGCTCAAACCACCTCTCACGAACTCACCATTCCAAATGAT tTGATTGGCTGCATCATCGGGCGTCAGGGCGCCAAAATCAATGAGATCCGCCAGATGTCTGGGGCGCAGATCAAAATTGCCAATCCAGTGGAAGGATCTACTGACAGGCAGGTTACCATAACTGGATCTGCAGCGAGCATTAGCTTGGCCCAGTATCTAATTAATGTCAG GCTCTCCTCGGAGACCGGGGGCATGGGAAGCAGCTAG